DNA sequence from the Nesterenkonia lutea genome:
TGGATGCTGATCGGGCTGATGAACGCCGGCATGCTCGCGGTGCACATGTGGCTGCTGGGATCCACGCCACCCGGGCCGGCGGAGCCCGCCCTGCCGAATGCAGACCTGAACCCGGCGCACAGTCATGGCGAGACCGCCCTTGGCCTCGCCGGCACACACGAGCTGCTCCTTCCCCTGGCCTCCGCCGCGGCGATCCTCGAGATCCTCCTGGCGGGAGTCGGCCTGCACCTGCTCCACCGTCTCCACCGCGTGAGCCGGACCACAACGGTGCAGGCGCAGCACAGCCTCCTGCAGGGGGAATCAAGCCCATGAACCTCCCGGACCTTCATCCTGAACTCAGATCACCCTGCTGAACCCCTGACAGAGGAGTCACGACGATGGACACACAGACCGCCAGCACGCTGCTTGAACAGATCCAGTCCCCCCAGGGCCGAGAGATCCTCGACCCCGCCACCGGCGAACTCGTCGGCCGCACCCCGCAGACCTCCCCGGCAGAACTCAACGACGCCGTGGCCCGCGCCCACACCGCCCAGACCACCTGGGCCGCCCAGAGCCATGACCAGCGCAGCCAGACCCTGCACGCCGCCGCCGACGCCATCGAAGCCCACGCCGAGGAACTCGCCGTGCTGCTCTCCCGAGAACAGGGCAAACCCCTGAACGGACCCAACGCCCGCTTCGAAGTCGGCGCCTGCGCCGCCTGGCTGCGCACCGCCGCCTCGATCCCCGTGGAACCCGAAGTCCTCCTCGATGATGAGACCGGCCACGCCGAGCTGCACTACCGCCCCCTGGGCGTGGTCGGCGCCATCGGACCCTGGAACTGGCCCATGATGATCTCCATCTGGCAGATCGCCCCAAGCCTGCGCATGGGCAACACCGTGGTGATCAAACCCTCCGAATACACCCCGCTGAGCGTGCTCGCCCTGGTCCACGTGCTCAACACCGCCCTGCCCGCCGACGTGCTCATCGCGGTCCCCGGCGACGGGTCCCTGGGCAAGGCGCTCACCGAGCACCCCGACATCGCCAAGATCATGTTCACCGGCTCGGTCACCACCGGCAAGGCCATCATCAAGACCGCCGCCGACACCATGAAGCGCATGACCATGGAGCTCGGCGGCAATGACGCCGGGATCGTGCTCGATGACGCTGACCCCAAGGCCATCGCAGAAGATCTCTTCTGGGGCGCGTTCATCAACACCGGACAGACCTGCGCGGCGCTGAAGCGGCTCTACGTGCCAGACTCGATCTATGACGAGGTCTGCCAGGCGCTGACCGAGGTCGCCGCGAAGATGCCCATGGGGATCGGGCTCGAGGAGCACAACGTGCTCGGGCCGCTGCAGAACGCGAAGCAGCGCGAGATCGTCGCGCGCCTGGTCGACGCGGCCACCGACTCCGGGGCCCGGGTGCTCATCGGAGCAGATCCCGATGATGCCGCTCCGGGCTTCTTCTATCCCACGACCCTGGTCGCTGACATTGATCCGCAGAACCCGCTGGTCACTGAGGAACAGTTCGGCCCGGCGCTGCCGATCATCCGTTACACCAGCCTGGATCAGGCCATCGCCTGGGCCAATGGTCTCGAGGTCGGGCTGGGCTCCTCGGTCTGGTCCTCTGATCCGAAGCGCGCCGCAGAAGTGGCCGCGAGGATGGAGGCCGGGACGACGTGGATCAATAAGCACGGGGCCATCGATCCACGGGTGCCCTTCGGGGGTGCGAAGCAGTCAGGCTTCGGTCTGGAGTTCGGGCTGCAGGGACTCAAAGAGGTCGCCCAGCCACACGTGATCAGCAGCTGAGCGCCGTCCGCAGAGGGCGCCGGCACCCGACTGGTTGATCACAACCAGTCTCACTTCCTCGCGGTGCCCGGGTGCTGGTCGAGCTCCTCCAGCTCGGCCAGCACCTGCTTCGCCGCCGCGATGCGTTCGGCCTCGGGCCGGTCCCACCAGTAGGGGCCCCGCTCCCCCAGCCCAGTCTTTGCCAGGCCCACCCGCCGCCGCGCAGCAGCGATGCGTTCGGCGTCCTCGGCCTTCTCCCCGGCGCCCACGCCCGACCTGCCGCGGCCCAGATGTGACTTCAGCTGCGCCACGAGCTCAGCCGGAAGGGCAGGGTCGGTGCGCCGCCAGCGCCGGCCCTTGATCACCAGCCAGCGTTCGGACTCCTCGGCAGACTCCTTGGCAGACTCCGCTTCCTCGGACATCGACATCTCCTTCGCCGGGACAGTTCGTGAACGTGTGCTCCTGCTACTGTGCCAGCCAGGACGGCCGCACATGCGGCGAGCTTCGCTGAAAGGCATTCATGACCCGCACGCTGGTCTGGTTCCGGGACGATCTGCGCACCGCAGACCATGAAGCGCTGCTCCAGGCCTGTGAACGTGCGGAGAATCCGGGCGACGTCGTCGGTCTCTATGTGCTGGACGAGGTCAGCCCCGGGGTGCGCCCGCTCGGCGGCGCGGCCAGGTGGTGGCTGCACCATGCGCTGGAATCCCTGCAGCAGAACCTCGCCGCACTGGGGATCGTGCTGCTGCTGCGCCGCGGGGACCCGGCTGAGCTTCTCCTCGGCCTGGCCCAGGAGCTCGGTGCCGAGCGGGTGCACTGGTCCCGGCGCTACGGCGGCGGCGAGCGTGCGGTGGACGCAGGGATCAAGGCGGCGCTGCCCGAGCATGGCATCGCCGTGGAGAGCTTCAACGCCTCGCTGCTGCATGAGCCCTGGACCGTGCAGACCAACACCGGTGGCCCCTATAAGGTCTACACCCCCTTCTGGCGCCAGATCAGCGCCCGCGAGCCAGGTCTCCCCCGTCCACGACCCGTCCCGCTGGGCCCGGTGGAGGCCGCGCACCGCCGCCTCCCCGAGCTGAGCCAGGGCCCCGGCGAGCTCGAGGACTGGCAGCTGCTCCCCACCAGCCCGGACTGGGCCGGCGGCCTGCGCAGGAACTGGACCCCCACTGAGGCTGGGGGCCACGCCCGGCTCAAGGAGTTCCTGGCGACCCAGGTCCAGGACTACGACGACGCCCGGGACGTCCCCGCCGATGATGACACCTCGCGGCTCTCTCCCTACCTGCGATTCGGTCAGCTCAGTCCGCGCCAGGTGTGGGAGGCCGCCCAGCAGCAGAGCCCGGAGTCGGTGGGCACCTTCCTCTCCGAGATCGGCTGGCGGGAGTTCTGCTGGCACCTGCTCTTCCACTTCCCTCAGCTGCCGCACACGAATCTGCGACCCCAGTTCGACGCCTACCCCTGGCGGTCGCGGGACGACTCGCCCGAGGAGTTCATGGCGTGGGCCCAGGGCCGGACCGGATTCCCGTGGGTGGACGCCGGACAGCGTCAGCTCTGGGAGACGGGACATATGCACAACCGGGTGCGCATGGCCTCGGCCAGTCTGCTGATCAAGAACCTCGGCATCGACTGGCGCGAAGGTGAGGCCTGGTTCTGGGACACCCTGGTCGACGCCGACGCCGCCTCCAATCCCGCCAACTGGCAGTGGGTGGCCGGCTGCGGGATGGACGCCGCCCCGTACTTCAGGATCTTCAACCCGCAGCGTCAGCGGGAACGCTTCGACCCCGAGAGCCGGTACGTCAGCACCTGGATACCGGAGCTGAACACCGGGGAGTATCCCGCCCCGATCATCGACCTGAAGACCACCCGGGAGGAGGCTCTGGCGCACTACAGCCAGATCAGCGGCAGGGGCTGAGGTCACGGACGCGGCGATGAGCAGGTATAGTGGAGTTTCTGGTGCCCACCTCGTGTGGTTGCCTGCGTCGTAAGAACGCCTTGATCAACGGGGCCGTGCCGTCTACACCGGCCCACGTTTCAGCAGTGATTTTCTCGCGGCGACCGAGTGCATCAACCGATGCCTTCGCCCTATGCCAGACCAGTTCCCGGCGGGTACCCCCTGCCTTCTCTGCGTCTGGCGCTTTCTGAAAGGCTCCCGCCATTTCTGAGACCCAGACCTTCGCCGATCTCAACGTCCCCGCACCGCTGGTGCGCGCGCTCGCTGCGGACGGCAAGATTGACGCTTTCGCCATCCAGCAGCAGACCCTGGCCGACACGCTGAACGGACGCGATGTCCTCGGCCGCGGCAAGACCGGCTCCGGCAAGACGCTTGCGTTCTCCATCCCCATGGTCGCGCGCCTCGGCGAGAAGGACGCGGCCAAGCGCCGTCGTCCCGGCCGGCCGCTCGGCCTGGTGCTGGCACCGACCCGTGAACTCGCCACGCAGATCAATGCCGTGCTCGAACCGCTGGCGGCCTCGTACAACCTGAAGACCACCACGATCTTCGGCGGCGTCACCGCCTCGCGCCAGATCAACGCGCTGAAGTCGGGCGTGGACATCGTGGTGGCCTGCCCCGGCCGCCTCGAGGACCTGATCAACCAGCGCGCGCTGAGCCTGGAATCGGTGGAGATCACCGTGCTCGATGAGGCCGATCACATGGCCGACCTCGGGTTCCTTCCCGTGGTGACCCGCCTGCTGGAACAGACCGGCTCCAAGGGTCAGCGCCTCTTCTTCTCCGCCACTCTGGACAATGGTGTGGACAAGCTGGTGAAGCGCTTCCTCAACGATCAGGTCATGCACTCCGTGGACGAGGCCACCTCTCACGTCTCCGCCATGACCCACCACGTCTTCGAGGTGAACAACGACGACAAGCGGGACCTGGTCAAGCAGCTCGCCTCGGGCACCGGTCGTCGCATCCTGTTCACCCGCACCAAGCACCAGGCCAAGAAGCTGGCCAAGCAGCTCACCGAACAGGGCACCCCCGCGGTGGACCTGCACGGCAACCTCTCCCAGTCCCAGCGTGATCGCAACCTCGCCGCCTTCGGCGAGGGCGACATCAAGGTCCTGGTCGCCACCGACGTGGCCGCTCGCGGTGTCCATGTGGACTCCGTGGAACTCGTGGTCCACGTGGATCCGCCGGCCGAGCACAAGGCATACCTGCACCGCTCAGGCCGCACCGCACGCGCCGGCAGCGCCGGTGACGTGGTCACGGTCATGCTCCCCGAACAGCGCCGCGACACCCAGGCGCTGCTGCGCAAGGCAGCCATCGCCGTGCACCCGATCCGGGTCAACAGCGAGTCCGATGCTGTGAGCGACCTGGTCGGCGAGACCGCCGCGTTCGTCAAGCCTGCTCCTCGCCCTCCTGTCCAGCAGCAGCAGCCTCGCCGTCGTCCCTCCGGCGCCCCGTCCTCCCGCGGGGCCGGTCCGGCTCGCGGCGGCCGCGGCGGCTCGGGCGGACCCTCTCGCGGGGGCTCTGCAGGACCTTCCCGCGGCGGGCGCAGCGGCGCTCCGCGCGGCGGATCCAGCTCTGCCGGACGATCGCAGCGCGCCGCTCGCTGATCTCACGCGCAAGCGGCCGGGCTTCTTGAGCCTGGGACGCGCACGCTGAATCCCGCCTCTGTGGCCCTCATCCCTTCGGGGATGGGGGCCACATTGCATCGGCGGCATCACCGCGCCGCAGCAGGTTCTGCTTGACCGATCCGGTGACAGCCACACAGGATTGAGTCAACCTCGAGCTGAGTCCCACCGAACGGAGTCTGCGCAGATGATCACCTTCGACGTCGCCCCCGGCATCCATATGGTCTCCCAGGCCCATGTGAACTGTTATGTCATCGAGGATCAGGCGGGCGTCACGCTCGTCGATGCCGGGCTGCCCCGGATGTGGGAGGAGGTCATGGAGATCCTGAAGGTTCGTAGGCGCATGCCCCATGAGGTGCAGGCGCTGGTGTTGACCCACGCGCACTTCGACCACATGGGCTTCGCGCTGCGCGCCCAGCAGAGCCTCGGCGTGCCGGTGATCGTGCATCATCAGGATGCCTGGCTGGCGGCCCACCCCTACAGCTACAGCCCTGAACGGAACAGGTTCCTCTACCCCCTGGGACACCCGAGGTCACTGCCGCTGCTGGGGAAGATGGCGGTGTCCGGGGCGCTCAACGTCAAGGGAGTACACGGCGTCCAGCTCATGCCGGACGGCGTCATGCTCGAGATCCCCGGGAACCCGGTGCCGGTGCACACACCCGGGCACACCGACGGGCACTGCATCCTGCACCTGCCTGAGCGCGGCGCCGTGTTCACCGGGGACGCGCTCGTCACCCTTGACCCCTACACCGCCGAGACCGGCCCGCAGACCGTGGCCGCAGCGGCGACCAAGAACACCGCTGAGGCGATGGACTCGCTGAAGCCCATCGCGCTGACCGAGGCCGAGCACCTGCTCCCCGGGCACGGCGAGGTCTGGCACGAGGGCGCGGAGGCGGCGGTGGAGGCAGCCCGCAAGGTGGGTCGGCACTGAGCTAGTTCGAGAAGTACTTCCACTTCGTCATCTGCTCGCGCAGGTCATGGAGCTCCCCGTTGGTGGAGAAGGTCCCGTTGCCGCGGTGATGGAACTCCGCGGTGAGATCCGCATCGGGCCGGACCCAGGCGGCAGTGGTGCGCAGCAGCCACAGCGAATACTCCTCCACCAGCGAATCGTCCTCGACCTTGCACTCGATGTTCGCCATGCACTCTCCGATCAGCGGAGCCGCCACGTTGACCCCCGGCACCCGAGTCAGTCCGAAGTGCTCCCATTTGTCCAGGTCATCGCCTGAACAGTTGCCCACCTGAACCGTGGTGCGCATCAGCTCCGGACCGGGTATGCCGATCACGCACTGTCGGCTGGCCTGCAGAGTGGCGAAGCTGGCGTCCCACGTGCCCACCACCACAGCCAGGATGCCGTCGTGGCGGACAGGCATGTTGAAGGCATTGGTCATGAGGTTGTCGCGGGTTCCGTCGGAGGTCGAGATCAGGACCGTGGGGCCGGGCTCGATCAGTCGGAAGGTGTCGCGGACGGGGTAGGGCACGAATCCATTCATGATGCTTCTCCCAGGCAGACTGATATGCGGCTTCGCCTGCAGTCTCGGCGTCCTCCCTGCAGATCCCTGCGCGGCGTCTCGTCACCCAGCGTAGCGCTGGAACGGTGGAGCGCAGCAGGTTCGCCGTTCGCCTAGGCTGGGGTGAATGAGCGCTGCTGCGAGTCGAATCACCTGCCCCGTGCTGAGCACCAGGGTCACCAGCGCCGCGGATGCGGCCACCCATATCAACGACGGCGACCGAGTCGGCATGAGCGGATTCACCGGCGCCGGCTATCCCAAGGCGGTGCCCGCGGCCCTGGCGGAACGTGTCAAGGACGCCCACGGGCGCGGCGAGGACTTCGGCATCGACCTCTGGACCGGGGCCTCCACCGCGCCGGAGCTGGACGGCGTCCTGGCCGAGGCCGGCGCCGTGCGCACACGGCTTCCTTTCCAGTCCGATCCCACCATGCGCGAAGCCATCAACACCGGCGAGACCGAATACGTGGACACTCACCTGAGCCATTCGGCGCAGCAGGCCTGGTTCGGCTTCTACGGCAAGCTCGACGTGGCCGTCGTCGAAGTCGCCGCGATCCTGCCCAACGGGCTGCTGGTCCCGGGCAGCTCGGTGGGCAACAACAAGACCTGGCTGCAGCTGGCGGACAAGGTGATCCTCGAGGTCAATGACTGGCACCCGCGCGCCTATGAAGGTTTCCACGACATCTACTACGGCACGAAGCTGCCTCCCGAGCGCCAGCCCATCCAGCTGACCCACCCGCTGCAGCGCATCGGCGATCCCTATCTGTGGGTCGACCCGGAGAAGGTCGTCGCCGTGGTCAAGACCGATGCTCCTGACCGGAATCTGGCCTTCAAGCCCGCCGATGAGCATTCCAAGGCCATGGCCTCCCATGTGGTGGACTTCCTGCGCCACGAGATCAGCCACGACCGGCTCCCGACCAATCTGCTCCCGCTGCAGTCAGGCATCGGCAATGTGGCCAACGCCGTGATGGCCGAGCTGGCGCACAGCGAGTTCGAGGACCTGCTGGCCTACACCGAGGTCATCCAGGACGGCATGCTCGACCTGATCGACACGGGCAAGCTCACTGCGGTCTCGGCAACCTCCTTCTCCCTCTCCGCCGAGCGGGCCGAGCTGTTCAACGCTCGCGCCGAGGAGTACAAGGGCCGGATCCTGCTGCGCACCCAGGAGGTCTCCAACCACCCGGAGGCCATCCGCCGGCTCGGCGTGATCTCCATCAACGGCATGGTGGAGGCCGACATCTACGGCAACGTGAACTCCACCCATGTCATGGGCAGCTCGATCATCAACGGGATCGGCGGGTCCGGCGACTTCGCGCGCAACGCGTACCTGAACTTCTTCGTCTCCGGCTCCGTGGCCAAGCAGGGGGCGATCTCCTCCATCGTGCCCTTCGCCAGCCACATCGACCACACCGAGCATGACACTCAGATCCTGGTCACCGAACAGGGTCTGGCCGATCTGCGCGGCCTCTCCCCTGCGGCGCGGGCGCGCAGCATCATCCGCAGCTGCGCCCACCCGGATTACCAGGAGCTCCTCCAGGACTACTTCGACCGCGCGCTGGCGGCGAACCCCCGTGGACGGCATACTCCTCATCTCCTCGGCGAGGCGCTGAGCTGGCACGGCAACTACCAGCGAACAGGCAGCATGACCCCGTGATCCCAGAAGAGATCCACGCCCTGCCCGCCATGGAGCTCGCCGACGGAGAGCGGCGCAGCTCGCTGAACACCGCCGTGATCGCCGGGGTCAAGACCGTGACCACGAGCCTGCACCGGTCCTACCTGGCCGAGTCTGAGCCGCTGCCCGTCCCGGGGCTCCAGCGTCTCGTGGGCCCCGGGGAGGAAAGCCTCGGCGTCGTCGAGGTGCTGGAGGTGACACTGGTGCCGCTGGGTGAGGTCACCCAGGAGATAGCTCGCGGTGAGGGTGAGGGCTTCGACTCTGTGCAGGCCTGGCGCGAGGCTCATGAGAGCTTCTGGCGCAGCGCCGGCGAACTCAGCGAGGAGCGTCTGGACGAGCAGGAGATCATCGTCGTCGAACGCTTCCGCTGGGTCACCGAGCATGCGCAGGTCCTGGTGCCGCAGCCGCGCTGGGTCGGGATCGTGGTCACCGATGACTATTCGATGGCCCCGGACCGGGACACAGATCCGCTGATCGCGCAGCTGCAGCTGCTCGGCATCGCCGCAGAACCGGTCATCTGGCACCACTGGGCCCCGGCCCGGGAATATGACCTGCTGGTGATTCGCACGCCCTGGAACTATTCCTCCCGGGCCGAGGAGTTCCTGGGCTGGCTCGAACAGGCGCAGAGCCTCCTGCCGGTGCTCAACAGTCCGGAGCTGATCCGCTGGAACCTGGACAAGGTCTACCTGCGTGAGCTTGAGGACCAGGGGCTCGCCACGGTGCCCACCGCCTGGGCCGACGACGCCGCCCAGCTGCGCCGCGGCCTGAATGCCCACGGGAGCGAATGGGTGGTGATCAAGCCGACGATCTCCGCGGGCTCCTCCGACACCGGGCTGCTGCGCGCGGACTCCGCGTCCGCGCTCGCCCTGGGTGAGCGGATCCTCGCCCGGGACCTGACGGTCATGATCCAGCCCGAGATCCCGGAGCTGAGCGAGGGCCGGGAGAAGGCGCTCTACTTCATCGACGGGCACCACACGCACTCGATCGCCAAGGGCGCCCTGCTGGCGCGCGGCGGCGGACTGCGCGGGGGAAGCTATCAGGAGGATGCGCAGCTGGTGGAGGCCACCCAGGCCGAGGTGGCCTTCGGAGAGAGCGTGCTCGCAGCCGCAGGGCGGCGCACCGGGACGCCGATGCCGCTCTACGGCCGGGTCGATCTGGTCGATTCCGCTGAGTTCGGCACGGTCCTTCTGGAGGCCGAGCTCTTCGAGCCGGCGCTGAATCTGCACCTGGCTCCCTCGGCGGCGCTCGCGCTGGCCCGCAGCATCGAGTCTCGGCTTTCCGAGCACCAGGCCGCGGACGTCATGGTCGGCTGACGCCTGAACTGATCACGAGGGTCGTCACAGGTGCGGGTCAGCTGATCGCGACGACCACTGCCACCCCGATGAGTCCGACCGCTCCGGCCCAGATGTAGCTTGCCAGGGTGCCGATGATGAAACGTTCGGTGGCCTTTGCGCGGTGTTCCGCCTTCCAGGCGCGCAGCTCGGGGTAACGCCCGAGCCCCTTGATCGCGAGCACCACCGCGATGGCCTCTGGGTAGCCGGCGAACACGGCACCGGTGATCGCGAGCCGTTCCAGTATGCCGATCCAGGTTCCGCCGCGAAGGATGCCCGGGCCATAACCCTCAGGCTCCACCCGGCGCAGCAGCAGACCCACCACGGCCGCACCGAGCAGAGCTGAGACGCCCAGTGCCAGCAGCACCACTGCGGTGATCCAGAGCCATGTCATGATCTCAGTCCTCCTTCTCCAGCAGAGGCGTGACGCTCCACCCGGGCTCCCCCGCGGCGGCGGTGACCAGAGCGTGGGCCACCGGGCGGGCGCGTCGTTCCTCCTCGAGCATGGCAGAACGGGCGCGCTGGCTGACGGCAGACACGGTGATGCCCAGCGCTGCGGCGATCTCAGCACGGGTGCTGCCTGCCGCGGTGAGGTCCGCGACCTCCCATCCGGTCTCCGTGCGACGGCGCAGGACTCCGCCGAGCAGCTGGAGCACGGCGGTGGCGGCCACGGCGGCGTCCGCGTCCTCGCCCTGGACGACCAGAGGCACCGGTTCGGTGCGTCCACGAGCTCGCTCCACGGCGTAGCGCGCTTCGATGAAGGCGGCACCGGAGCTGGCTCGGGCGCTGGAGCCCAGCGGGTCATCCACCGGTCCGGCCCCGATGCCCACGGCCCACTCCTCGGTGCGGCACAGCGTCAGCGCCAGGTCCACCGCTGCTTCGGCGCTGTCCAGGAGGACCTGGACCTCATCGCCCACGGTGCGCTCCAGCGGGAGCACGATCTCTCGGGACCAGCGTTCGCTCCAGGGAGCCAGCTCACCCAGGAGCTCATCCACGCGCTCCCCGGACTCGGTGCTGCGATGCTGGTCAGCGGTCAGGACGAACATGCATGTAGGTTACAACCTTCAATACAGAGATTCAAGGTTCCAGCCTGAAAAGTCCCGTTTCCAGGCCTCCGCCTGTGGCACCCTTCGCTGAGCGCGGCACCCCTGGAGGCTCAGCGGCCGCGCACCCTCGGACGGGACCCGCCGCCCAGGGTCAGCGCGTTGCTGAGCACGACCAGCACGATCCCCAACCAGGCCACGACGGGCAGCAGCTGGTGCAGGAAGAGCGCGCCGATGAGCGCTGCGAAGAGTGGATGCAGGGACATGCCGAGCCCGAAGACCACGGGACTGATGTGCCGCAGCACGATCAGATCCAGGGAATAGGGCACGGCCGAGGCCAGGACTCCCGCCACGGCCGCGAAAAGGAAGGCCTCCACCGGAGGCTGCAGGTGCCAGACGATGACCGCGGCGATGGGGACCAGGCCCAGTGCGGAGATCGCGGTGCCCATGGCGACCCCCTGAACCCCGTCCAGACGCTGACCCACCACCCGGTTGGTCAGGATGTACCCGGCCCAGCATCCCGCCGCCAGGACGGCGAAGCCCAGTCCCACCAGGTCGCTGGTGGGTCCAGGCCGGGTCAGCAGCACCACTCCGGTCAGCGCCATCAGGGCACAGAGGCCGTCGCGCGGTCGGCGCGAGGCCAGCACAGCCACGGCGAGGGGACCGAGGAACTCGATGGTGACCGCCGTGCCCAGACCCACACGTTCCAGAGCGGCGTAGAGCGCAGTGTTCATCCCCGCGAAGAACAGCGCCAGCAGCAGCACCGGGGACCACTGGCTTCGCGTGAAGCGCCAGAAGCGTGGCCGCGCCAGGGCCAGCAGCACTGTCGCGGCGACCACCTGGCGCGCCGCGACCACGCCCACGGGGGTCAGGCTGCTGAACGCCAGAGAGCCGACGGCGGCGCCGGACTGGGTGCTCAGCGCGCTCGCACAGATCACCGCCAGCCCGCGGCCCGGTCGACCCGCGAGTCGACTCACCTGTGCTGTCCTCGCGGGTCTCACATCCGCAGCTGGACGGTGCCAGCGGCCCGGTCATGGACGCCACGGCCGTCGGAGCCGATGATGATGGGCGGAAGGATCAGCATCAGGAGCAGCGTGCGCACTGCGGCCCACAGCGGACCGGGGATGTTCCGACCGCGGACCACCTGGATGCGCATGAGCCGTTTGCCCACGGTGACGCCGAGCAGGCCGATCAGGATGATCTCGCCGGCCGCGAAGATGCCCAGGGTCGCCAGCTCATAGCCCTCGAACCAGGTCACCGAGATCAGCACAGCGATCCCCCAGTCGATGAACAGGGCGATGATGCGCCGACTCCAGGGGGCCATGCTGCCTGGTCCGGTCTCCGGCAGGCCCAGCTGATCGCCGGCCCATCGCGGCCCCTCCGGGTCCGCGCCGGCTCCAGGTGGGCGCGCGCCGTCGTTCTTCGCCACAGATCTCCTTGTGCATGGAATATGAGAAGCTGATGTAGAGCATGTGGCCGTGCAGAGGCGGCCCCGGTCAGTCTATTCCTCCGACTGCGGGCCCCCTGTCACAGGCCCATGAGCAACTTAAGTTACATGACGGAAACATTTGCGTGATGGCCGGGAAATGCCCGGCCCATAGCGTGGAGCAGAGCGTTCACCACTGTTGCACGCGCAAGCCCAGACACCTGACGAGGAGCACGGACGTATGTTCACAAGCCCTGATGAAGTTCTGAAGTTCATCGAAACGGAGGACATCGTATTCGTCGATGTCCGCTTCACCGACCTTCCCGGTCTTCAGCACCACTTCAATGTCCCGGCCAAGACCGTCGACCTCGACTTCTTCGAGAACGGACAGCTCTTCGACGGCTCCTCCATCCGCGGATTCCAGGGCATCGCCGAGTCTGACATGCAGCTCATCCCCGACGTGGCCACCGCCTACGTCGATGAGTACCGCGTGGAGAAGACCCTGGTGATGACCTTCTCGATCGTCAACCCCCGCACCGGCGAGCCCTACGCCCGCGATCCCCGCGGCGTGGCCCAGAAGGCCGAGGAGTACCTCGAGGCCTCCGGCATCGCGGACACCGCGTTCTTCGCCCCCGAGGCCGAGTTCTTCCTCTTCGACGATGTGAAGTGGCAGTCCAGCCCGGACGCCTCCTTCTACTCCCTCGATTCCGATGAGGCATCGTGGCAGTCTGCCGAAGAGATCCCCGGTGGCAACCTCGGTCACAAGATGGCCACCAAGGGCGGCTACTTCCCGGTGAGCCCGCAGG
Encoded proteins:
- a CDS encoding aldehyde dehydrogenase family protein, producing the protein MDTQTASTLLEQIQSPQGREILDPATGELVGRTPQTSPAELNDAVARAHTAQTTWAAQSHDQRSQTLHAAADAIEAHAEELAVLLSREQGKPLNGPNARFEVGACAAWLRTAASIPVEPEVLLDDETGHAELHYRPLGVVGAIGPWNWPMMISIWQIAPSLRMGNTVVIKPSEYTPLSVLALVHVLNTALPADVLIAVPGDGSLGKALTEHPDIAKIMFTGSVTTGKAIIKTAADTMKRMTMELGGNDAGIVLDDADPKAIAEDLFWGAFINTGQTCAALKRLYVPDSIYDEVCQALTEVAAKMPMGIGLEEHNVLGPLQNAKQREIVARLVDAATDSGARVLIGADPDDAAPGFFYPTTLVADIDPQNPLVTEEQFGPALPIIRYTSLDQAIAWANGLEVGLGSSVWSSDPKRAAEVAARMEAGTTWINKHGAIDPRVPFGGAKQSGFGLEFGLQGLKEVAQPHVISS
- a CDS encoding biopolymer transporter Tol, which produces MSEEAESAKESAEESERWLVIKGRRWRRTDPALPAELVAQLKSHLGRGRSGVGAGEKAEDAERIAAARRRVGLAKTGLGERGPYWWDRPEAERIAAAKQVLAELEELDQHPGTARK
- a CDS encoding cryptochrome/photolyase family protein, whose amino-acid sequence is MTRTLVWFRDDLRTADHEALLQACERAENPGDVVGLYVLDEVSPGVRPLGGAARWWLHHALESLQQNLAALGIVLLLRRGDPAELLLGLAQELGAERVHWSRRYGGGERAVDAGIKAALPEHGIAVESFNASLLHEPWTVQTNTGGPYKVYTPFWRQISAREPGLPRPRPVPLGPVEAAHRRLPELSQGPGELEDWQLLPTSPDWAGGLRRNWTPTEAGGHARLKEFLATQVQDYDDARDVPADDDTSRLSPYLRFGQLSPRQVWEAAQQQSPESVGTFLSEIGWREFCWHLLFHFPQLPHTNLRPQFDAYPWRSRDDSPEEFMAWAQGRTGFPWVDAGQRQLWETGHMHNRVRMASASLLIKNLGIDWREGEAWFWDTLVDADAASNPANWQWVAGCGMDAAPYFRIFNPQRQRERFDPESRYVSTWIPELNTGEYPAPIIDLKTTREEALAHYSQISGRG
- a CDS encoding DEAD/DEAH box helicase codes for the protein MRALAADGKIDAFAIQQQTLADTLNGRDVLGRGKTGSGKTLAFSIPMVARLGEKDAAKRRRPGRPLGLVLAPTRELATQINAVLEPLAASYNLKTTTIFGGVTASRQINALKSGVDIVVACPGRLEDLINQRALSLESVEITVLDEADHMADLGFLPVVTRLLEQTGSKGQRLFFSATLDNGVDKLVKRFLNDQVMHSVDEATSHVSAMTHHVFEVNNDDKRDLVKQLASGTGRRILFTRTKHQAKKLAKQLTEQGTPAVDLHGNLSQSQRDRNLAAFGEGDIKVLVATDVAARGVHVDSVELVVHVDPPAEHKAYLHRSGRTARAGSAGDVVTVMLPEQRRDTQALLRKAAIAVHPIRVNSESDAVSDLVGETAAFVKPAPRPPVQQQQPRRRPSGAPSSRGAGPARGGRGGSGGPSRGGSAGPSRGGRSGAPRGGSSSAGRSQRAAR
- a CDS encoding MBL fold metallo-hydrolase produces the protein MITFDVAPGIHMVSQAHVNCYVIEDQAGVTLVDAGLPRMWEEVMEILKVRRRMPHEVQALVLTHAHFDHMGFALRAQQSLGVPVIVHHQDAWLAAHPYSYSPERNRFLYPLGHPRSLPLLGKMAVSGALNVKGVHGVQLMPDGVMLEIPGNPVPVHTPGHTDGHCILHLPERGAVFTGDALVTLDPYTAETGPQTVAAAATKNTAEAMDSLKPIALTEAEHLLPGHGEVWHEGAEAAVEAARKVGRH
- a CDS encoding flavin reductase family protein, with the translated sequence MNGFVPYPVRDTFRLIEPGPTVLISTSDGTRDNLMTNAFNMPVRHDGILAVVVGTWDASFATLQASRQCVIGIPGPELMRTTVQVGNCSGDDLDKWEHFGLTRVPGVNVAAPLIGECMANIECKVEDDSLVEEYSLWLLRTTAAWVRPDADLTAEFHHRGNGTFSTNGELHDLREQMTKWKYFSN
- a CDS encoding acetyl-CoA hydrolase/transferase family protein, whose product is MSAAASRITCPVLSTRVTSAADAATHINDGDRVGMSGFTGAGYPKAVPAALAERVKDAHGRGEDFGIDLWTGASTAPELDGVLAEAGAVRTRLPFQSDPTMREAINTGETEYVDTHLSHSAQQAWFGFYGKLDVAVVEVAAILPNGLLVPGSSVGNNKTWLQLADKVILEVNDWHPRAYEGFHDIYYGTKLPPERQPIQLTHPLQRIGDPYLWVDPEKVVAVVKTDAPDRNLAFKPADEHSKAMASHVVDFLRHEISHDRLPTNLLPLQSGIGNVANAVMAELAHSEFEDLLAYTEVIQDGMLDLIDTGKLTAVSATSFSLSAERAELFNARAEEYKGRILLRTQEVSNHPEAIRRLGVISINGMVEADIYGNVNSTHVMGSSIINGIGGSGDFARNAYLNFFVSGSVAKQGAISSIVPFASHIDHTEHDTQILVTEQGLADLRGLSPAARARSIIRSCAHPDYQELLQDYFDRALAANPRGRHTPHLLGEALSWHGNYQRTGSMTP